In Leptolyngbya sp. O-77, the genomic window GCTAAGGCATAAAAAACTACCCACGTCAGAAAATATGTGGAATCCTTCTAAAACTTGGGCGATCGCAGGAACAACCCTCGCATAAAATAATTCAGAATAAGCGGATGGCTAAAACAGGTTACGCCTAAAATTAACCATTCTTCCTTGTGTTTCCAGGCTTGTTCAAAACTCCTATGACTCACTTTTTGATTCCTTCTCGACCCAAGCGCCGCCTCACCATGCCGCTGCTGGCGGGTGCGCTGTCTCTGGCGGGGCTGCTGCTGGGCTGGGTTCCCGATGTTCAGGTCTCGACGAGTTCCGTCGAGCTGAGCAACGCCGCCCTAGCGCAGGCAGCCGTTTCTACTGGCGAAATTCGCAGCTATGCGGCCTCCGTGCTAGAAATCGAACCCTATCGCCAGCAGGCAGTGCAGGCAATTCAAAGCGCGGGCGCACCCCTGCCCTCGCTAATGTGTACCCAGTCGAACGATCTCCGCAGTTTGCCCCGCAATATTCGCCAGATTGTGGCAGACTTTTGCACCCAGTCTGTTACGGTGGTGCAAGGCAATGGCATGACGATTGGACGGTTTAACGAGATTACGGCGATGCAGCAGAGCAACCCCAACCTCGCCGCCCAGATTCGCCAGGCCATTATTGAAATTCGTCGTCAACGCTAAACCTCGTCGTCAAAAAGGGACGCTAGAGCCAATGCCACGCTTCCAGCCTTACACCTTGCAAATGCAGATTAGCCGCATGTTCCAGGATGGGCAGGGCTTTTTTGCCACGACCAAAGTGCAAGACTGGCTGCGGGAGCGCAACGAAAACCCAGACGATTACGAGATCTCGTTCCGCCAGTATCCGGCCCCCCCGGAGTCTGGTCTGGTGATGATGACCGACGTTGAGTTGCGCCGCAAAGACGGTCAGCCTGTAGACGAGTGGCTGCAACAGGAAGTGAATCGCCACGGCTGAGCGAACGCTGCAAAGCCAGGGCCGCAGAGCCAAGGACTGTCAAAACTAGAGCCTGCGCCAACGTGTCGTTAAATGGTCGTGATGGTTCGTGATGGTCATTATCGTGATGATCGTTATCGTCGTTAAACAATTGTGAACTAGTTGTGGGGCAAACGCCCCAGCCCCCACGACAGCCCAACGGCCGCCCGATCGCCCCCTTCTCTGGTTTGCGCCATGCGTCTTGTGTTTTTTGGTACGCCGCAGTTTGCAGTGCCGTCGCTAGAGCGATTGCTCGATCAGCCGCGCGTTGAGGTGCTAGCAGCGGTGACCCAGCCCGACAAGCGACGGGGGCGCGGCAGTGAGCTAGTTCCGTCTCCCGTCAAGGCGATCGCCCTCCAGCACAACCTGCCCGTGTGGCAGCCAGCCCGCATCAAAAAAGATGCTGAAACCCTGGAAAACCTGCGCCGCACCCAGGCTGACGCTTTTATCGTCGTCGCCTACGGACAAATCCTGTCCCCCGAAATTCTGGCCATGCCCCGCCTCGGCTGCATCAACGCCCACGGATCGCTGCTGCCCAAATATCGGGGGGCTGCGCCGATCCAGTGGAGCCTGTATCATGGCGAAACCGAAACGGGGATCACCACTATGCTGATGGATGCAGGCATGGACACTGGGCCCATGCTGCTGAAGGCCACCACGCCCATCGGCTGGTTTGACCATGCCCACGATCTCGCCACGGTGCTGGCAAATCAGGCAGCCGACCTGCTCATCGACACGCTGCTGGGGCTAGACCGAGGCGAGGTTCAGCCCATCCCACAGGACGACACGCAGGCCACCTATGCGCCGCTGATCCAGAAACACAACTATCTGCTGGACTGGAATCGGGGGGCGATCGCCCTTCATAACCAAGTGCGCGGTTTCTACCCAAACTGTCTCACCCACTTCCGCGGGCAGCCGCTCAAGGTACTCTCCACAATCCCCCTCACCACAGCCCCAGACTTGCCCATCCCCGACTCGGTTCATGCCCTCCGGGCAGACTGGCAGCCCCGCCTCGCTGCCCCCGAAGCCCCCGGCACGATCGTTGGGCTACTCAAACATCACGGCGTTTTGGTGAACACGTCGGACGGGCTGCTGCTGCTGCTGACCGTGCAGCCGTCTGGGAAACGCCCCCAAAGCAGTTGGGACTGGGCCAATGGCACCAGACTGGCGATCGGCGATTCCTTTACCCTTTCACCCACCTGATCCCCAACGCTGGCCCCGACAATCCAACTATCCATCCGAACATGGAGACGCTTAAACAGCGCTACCTGCAAAATCACTGAACACTTTGCGATCAAGACTTCGCAAGGTTCTGAATTGGCTATCCAAAATCGCCAATCCAAAATCGCCAACCCAAAATCCTGATCCCGTTGCCCTAGCTCAGCCTTGCCGTGCATTCCAGAATCATCTTTTGATTTTCCAGCGCATAGGGCTGAATCTCCAGCGCTTGCCGGAAGGCGTGAATAGCCGCCATGTATTGTTTCAGCGCCATGTGGCAGAGGCCTTGCCCATGCATTGCGCCAAAGTGAATCGGGTTTAGCGCCAGCACTTGCTCACAATCGGCCAGAGACTTTTGATACTGTCCACAGATATAGTGCAGCACGGCCCGACGGTTCCAGGCTTCGGCAAAATCGGGCAGGTCAGCAATTACCTCCGTCAAGACTTGCTCTGCATGGCCATATTCGCCTGCATCGATGAGCGTCTGGCTGCGCTCTAGCAGTTCTAACCCTCTTGCACCCTTTTGCGTAAACCAGAGCCGCCAAAGCTCGTGCGTAGCAGCATCGCGAATTGATTCATCAGGATCTTTCAAATTCTCCAATAAAGATTGAATCAAGGTGTTGTCCATGACTAAACAGGGATTAAAGGTCTGGATTGAGATCGACATCCGCAGCCGAGGAAGTTTGCAGACGGCCAGGCAGTCAATCTTTAGCATCGGCGCAGCGGGACTGCATCAAGGGAAATTGCATTAAGGAAACTGAATTAAGATCGGCTTTGCCGAGAGCAACGAGGATTCTTCGGAGCAGATTGCCAGTCTGGTCTGTGAGTCAGGCTTAGTCAGGCTTTCTATCTCAAGCCCCTGGATCAGGCTTCTGTATCCGTTATCCTGCATTTTTAAACTTTTGTCTGCCTTAAAATACGCTAGATGCACCTGCGGATGCTTGAAAAGCATTGACCTGCAAGGGATGCAGGACTCAGATTAACTTTGACTAAACAGTTCTTTACAAATGGGCCGTACTGGACTTTTCGGCTTGCAGTGTAGCCTTTCGTGAGGGCGATCGCCCTGACCACGCAGATAGAAGACCACGAACATCGCCCCGCTCTGTAGATAGAATCCTCAGATAGAATCCTCGCAAAATCGTTGAATGGAGCAGGGCGAGTGGAGAAATTCCTTAAAATCGC contains:
- a CDS encoding tetratricopeptide repeat protein yields the protein MDNTLIQSLLENLKDPDESIRDAATHELWRLWFTQKGARGLELLERSQTLIDAGEYGHAEQVLTEVIADLPDFAEAWNRRAVLHYICGQYQKSLADCEQVLALNPIHFGAMHGQGLCHMALKQYMAAIHAFRQALEIQPYALENQKMILECTARLS
- the fmt gene encoding methionyl-tRNA formyltransferase yields the protein MRLVFFGTPQFAVPSLERLLDQPRVEVLAAVTQPDKRRGRGSELVPSPVKAIALQHNLPVWQPARIKKDAETLENLRRTQADAFIVVAYGQILSPEILAMPRLGCINAHGSLLPKYRGAAPIQWSLYHGETETGITTMLMDAGMDTGPMLLKATTPIGWFDHAHDLATVLANQAADLLIDTLLGLDRGEVQPIPQDDTQATYAPLIQKHNYLLDWNRGAIALHNQVRGFYPNCLTHFRGQPLKVLSTIPLTTAPDLPIPDSVHALRADWQPRLAAPEAPGTIVGLLKHHGVLVNTSDGLLLLLTVQPSGKRPQSSWDWANGTRLAIGDSFTLSPT
- a CDS encoding DUF4168 domain-containing protein, with the protein product MTHFLIPSRPKRRLTMPLLAGALSLAGLLLGWVPDVQVSTSSVELSNAALAQAAVSTGEIRSYAASVLEIEPYRQQAVQAIQSAGAPLPSLMCTQSNDLRSLPRNIRQIVADFCTQSVTVVQGNGMTIGRFNEITAMQQSNPNLAAQIRQAIIEIRRQR